Proteins encoded within one genomic window of Planctomycetota bacterium:
- a CDS encoding GNAT family N-acetyltransferase, which produces MKIRRATEADFDGMWPIFQAVVAAGDTMVLAPDTSKQVAHDYWFAPGITTYVASDHHEILGMYKFMANQPDLGSHVANASFMVDPAAQGMGVGKAMGEHCLAEAKDAGFLAMQFNFVVSTNTGAVKLWKQLGFSIVGTLPKAFQHAKLGHVDAFVMHRHLQDNAMRGSA; this is translated from the coding sequence CTGAAGATTCGACGCGCCACCGAAGCAGACTTCGATGGCATGTGGCCAATCTTTCAGGCGGTTGTCGCCGCAGGTGACACGATGGTGCTCGCACCCGACACGAGCAAGCAAGTTGCCCACGACTATTGGTTCGCCCCTGGCATCACGACCTATGTGGCGTCTGACCATCATGAAATTCTCGGCATGTACAAGTTCATGGCCAATCAGCCCGACCTTGGCTCGCACGTCGCCAACGCTTCCTTCATGGTCGACCCCGCGGCGCAGGGCATGGGCGTCGGCAAGGCGATGGGCGAACATTGTCTTGCCGAAGCGAAGGACGCCGGCTTTCTGGCCATGCAGTTCAACTTTGTGGTGAGCACGAACACGGGCGCGGTCAAGTTGTGGAAGCAACTTGGCTTCTCCATCGTCGGCACGCTTCCCAAAGCGTTCCAGCACGCAAAGCTCGGCCACGTCGATGCCTTTGTGATGCACCGGCATCTCCAGGACAACGCAATGCGGGGTTCGGCGTGA